A stretch of Porites lutea chromosome 5, jaPorLute2.1, whole genome shotgun sequence DNA encodes these proteins:
- the LOC140938711 gene encoding uncharacterized protein isoform X1 yields MTDSEDELPPEREVKDFTFKQMRKIRMFEAPESLPTPRCSLLAVSSKFGLTFVGCPTGVKVIKTETIETINESVEGSMQNVVQHCKSSFIEIGHSVRFVGLSGDHLTLSVCYENGNNKVMALFDVPTLWSTNNSDAKFGETMLSSDAGVSIVNLVWNPVVVGLFAVCLSSGSVSIMELNDSEVKTRATLPEDLKASAICWSPKGKQLVVGHKDGKLTQYSQTLEVKKGIPCPELFTDDPHLVADVLWIASKLFAVVYSSFEEGDTPKFQLISTENEPLSITNFDDIYYVMSEEREPVFYMKNLTDWNMVVSATSNGLEAAVVGKYGGEGPWEKWSFEEDSRPVMPLTNDNDDTFPMGLEIDFSSIKQITKGEAKLPPAPILMILSTDGVLCPFYILNQTPNANHSIVHAPERMVPGGKRKSVVSKMSDMSQETVGEAPKQKGSLKLGSVSLGACNQTIPESLSQGSTGSPLLAGSLSLGNSKQPSAGTLSSATPASVGPSTFSFAGPKPIVSTVASAAFTAASSSAFAVTGQKPSGLMMAFKLPPSQQLPSEGSAKPSAALPQLIKPTPTSQVQSSFPGSSFQLPGSLSIAGTTRPVLAQGVSLGGDKPKVMSSAPSQVASQGMIAQPKPTPAQLAATVAKPLPVLTQSVASVTNPPTVSNSSTMIRKPTPAVQTVIEPVAAKPEPQREKSSLPGFRLPGQSSVMVASKQEATKKTASVSKDNVVEASVSENIREVISQFNEEMAKLSDSVKSMQSKCALAKDNEELDALRKETGLIGRTLVAITDTTKEQQKDIDEEKKKILEAFEMLEDARIRQERKNDPRYVQLLKSRALDPVNTSKMRDIRNLQLYLDKTLREVNMILDEQWNKENERQRSMQRPALDEIYQTLRINYKIAQDQGAKLEKITKEMKNRKILSTSWQRSSVNTFITRGDAASMSTPFAVPKEELKSPSQRTPVPISPEKQAQLRSMFQKRRSTPVRRSTLVPSPAAKSPTVRPIKPQVPCYSSTPAAKPDSTEERTKETISLIPPVKEQENESESNVGDVGSRWKEETQSVKDEQQEDEQEEEQELKQLNEVSNMSSIGPSTTLSGFSLPGRSSPRSTATDESEGTKTTDQSVRNDVGVGLQVRPASQPAAVSGAFSSFNPPGLQSTLTTTQAEPSKTSGGFFLPPGNVASITSNNENAPSVQGNRTEIPPSIAAGMAAMSRASATQDVVQQSNSKLDPSASIEPVTLVAYKPQTQGGEQATDLDKENNAAKAIANAALMAATAEAKKPSTKPQCSTEFVFKSTEGGKPGPPVVTFKPPNTLSQASQGGFTVAPNVTVFKPAFGPIASSSSTQSTSGGLQGSFTAAQTAIPPGQATISTVPFSFSTPANGLFAFAPSSASPNLSSTSGNTKTSASSVSTAASASVAGITPSARVSRNLFASGDSTSQTARTSQQQDQSKEATATATTASSSIVSAAGVTTLATTTTTFSFSAPVASKGGFFKTLGPPGNSGSAFGPSNLGSGSTSILNSLMRSSNADTSGSLFAAVTTTGSAPSSIAPLVQLKPTSTEKKDESAKITSAPSSITASPAGMFQQALSESNKVAPITTVNTVNTLPLTTSILGASATTTASAPGSLFGIPSKTGVIAPSTTSSSSNLFGLSAGSQSSAFSSTTIASPFFTNINPASTKPSASTEGYSSTTEGSSTSVSGGMFGKATSTTSAFGAVSTVGNVGFGSLGTATTTSAGGGLFGTSSATAFAPTSIFGTSSSASTFNISQPFTSPVNTKGNSFGATPAFGSASTTAGTISTFGASLATSKSTFGQSSFAPTTSAGFGQATSKPAENALGFGFSGFGLGGQGSSQTNKTNPFGVSQVFSSPAASQPSLFGGKSAADVFKASETPKPAFGSVPFSQSGFGSQPSGGFSGGSFSSQGGGVLASGFGFGGGASSTGVSAAGGGFGSPQSFASPSSAGGSLFGGAPSFGSSPAFGGAPTFGGSPQAPSFGATPSQGIFGGGKSGGFGQSSGSPTFGALASQPNVPTFGSLAGQSSPSQGFGTTQPSLQQQSPFSSFGGASQNPSGVSFSQWR; encoded by the exons ATGACGGACAGTGAAGATGAACTTCCCCCAGAGAGGGAGGTTAAG GATTTTACATTTAAACAAATGAGAAAAATCCGAATGTTCGAGGCACCTGAAAGTTTGCCCACTCCTCGCTGCAGTTTACTTGCTGTGTCATCAAAGTTTGGCCTGACATTCGTGGGTTGCCCAACAG gAGTAAAGGTGATTAAAACAGAAACCATTGAGACGATAAATGAGTCTGTAGAAGGCAGTATGCAGAATGTTG TTCAGCACTGTAAATCATCCTTCATAGAGATTGGTCATTCTGTTCGATTTGTTGGTCTTAGTGGTGATCATTTGACATTGTCTGTGTGTTATGAGAATGGTAATAATAAAGTGATGGCTCTTTTTGATGTACCCACCCTTTGGAGTACT AACAATTCAGATGCAAAGTTTGGTGAAACTATGCTTAGCAGTGATGCAG GAGTTAGCATTGTAAACCTTGTGTGGAATCCTGTAGTTGTTGGTCTTTTTGCTGTTTGTCTCAGTTCCGGATCTGTTTCGATCATGGAGTTGAACGACTCAGAAGTAAAAACACGAGCAACTCTGCCTGAAGACCTGAAAGCTAGTGCAA TTTGTTGGAGCCCTAAAGGAAAGCAGTTGGTAGTCGGTCATAAGGATGGTAAACTAACACAGTATTCACAG ACCCTTGAGGTAAAAAAGGGAATACCCTGTCCAGAACTGTTTACTGATGACCCTCACCTAG TGGCAGATGTTTTATGGATTGCATCAAAACTGTTTGCTGTTGTATACTCTAGTTTTGAGGAAGGGGATACCCCAAAGTTTCAGCTTATTTCCACA gaAAATGAACCATTGTCAATCACTAACTTTGATGATATCTATTATGTGATGAGTGAGGAGCGAGAGCCAGTGTTTTACATGAAGAATCTCACTGACTG gaaCATGGTGGTGTCAGCTACTTCCAATGGGCTTGAAGCTGCTGTTGTTGGAAAATATGGAGGAGAG GGTCCCTGGGAAAAGTGGAGTTTTGAAGAAGACAGCCGACCTGTTATGCCATTAacaaatgataatgatgatacaTTTCCCATGGGATTAGAAATTGATTTCAGTTCAATAAAACAGATAACTAAGGGAGAAGCAAAGCTTCCTCCAGCGCCCATACTGATGATCCTATCCACTGATGGAGTTTTGTGTccattttacattttaaaccAAACTCCTAATGCAAATCACTCCATAGTGCATGCTCCTGAACGAATGGTACCTGGAGGAAAAAGAAAGTCTGTTGTCTCAAAGATGAGTGATATGTCTCAAGAAACTGTGG GTGAGGCCCCGAAACAAAAAGGATCATTGAAGCTTGGTTCTGTTTCACTGGGGGCTTGTAATCAAACCATCCCTGAATCTCTAAGTCAAGGATCGACAGGAAGCCCCCTGCTGGCTGGTTCATTATCTCTTGGTAACTCCAAGCAGCCATCCGCAGGCACTCTGTCCTCAGCGACTCCTGCAAGTGTTGGACCTAGCACTTTCTCATTTGCAGGCCCTAAACCAATTGTATCTACTGTGGCTTCAGCTGCTTTTACAGCAGCATCCTCAAGTGCTTTTGCAGTAACAGGCCAGAAACCATCAGGACTCATGATGGCATTTAAACTTCCACCATCACAACAATTACCAAGTGAAGGATCAGCAAAACCATCAGCAGCTCTACCTCAACTAATAAAACCTACACCCACCAGTCAAGTGCAGTCAAGCTTTCCAGGATCTTCATTTCAGTTACCAGGTTCTCTGTCTATTGCTGGTACTACTAGACCAGTTTTAGCCCAG GGTGTTAGTCTTGGTGGTGATAAACCCAAAGTAATGTCTTCTGCTCCATCACAAGTGGCAAGTCAGGGAATGATAGCTCAGCCCAAACCAACCCCTGCACAGTTAGCAGCTACTGTCGCAAAGCCATTGCCAGTACTTACTCAGTCAGTAGCTTCTGTCACTAATCCACCCACTGTCAGTAATTCATCCACCATGATCCGCAAACCAACACCTGCAGTGCAAACTGTCATCGAACCAGTAGCAGCGAAACCAGAGCCACAAAGAGAAAAGTCAAGTTTACCAGGATTTAGATTGCCAGGCCAGTCATCTGTTATGGTAGCCAGTAAGCAGGAAGCCACTAAAAAA ACTGCATCTGTTTCAAAAGACAATGTTGTCGAGGCTTCAGTGTCAGAGAATATCAGAGAAGTG ATCAGTCAATTCAATGAAGAGATGGCCAAGTTAAGTGACAGTGTGAAGTCTATGCAGAGCAAGTGTGCCTTGGCAAAAGATAATGAAGAACTAGACGCTTTAAGGAAGGAAACTGGTCTGATTGGTCGCACATTAGTAGCCATTACCGATACCACCAAG GAGCAACAGAAAGATATTGAtgaggaaaaaaagaagatcCTTGAAGCTTTTGAAATGCTGGAAGATGCCAG AATAAGGCAAGAAAGGAAGAACGATCCTAGATATGTTCAGTTGCTCAAG tCTAGAGCACTGGATCCAGTGAACACAAGCAAGATGAGAGACATCAGAAATCTCCAACTCTACCTTGATAAGACTCTCAG aGAAGTGAACATGATTCTTGATGAACAGtggaacaaagaaaatgaacgTCAGAG GTCTATGCAACGTCCAGCTTTGGATGAAATTTATCAGACTTTGAGGATCAACTACAAAATTGCGCAGGATCAA GGAGCCAAGTTGGAAAAAATTACAAAGGAGATGAAGAACAGGAAAATATTGTCAACGTCCTGGCAAAGAAGTTCAGTTAACACATTTATAACAAG AGGTGATGCGGCATCGATGAGTACTCCTTTTGCTGTACCAAAAGAGGAATTAAAATCGCCATCACAGAGGACTCCAG tTCCAATTTCCCCTGAAAAGCAAGCTCAATTAAGGAGCATGTTTCAGAAAAGACGGAGTACCCCAGTGAGGAGGAGTACGCTTG TCCCCAGCCCTGCTGCTAAGAGTCCCACAGTGCGACCAATTAAACCTCAAGTGCCATGTTACTCTTCCACACCAGCTGCTAAACCTGATTCCACTGAAGAAAGAACCAAAGAAACCATCAGCTTGATACCTCCTGTaaaagaacaagagaacgaaTCCGAATCTAATGTAGGTGATGTTGGAAGTCGATGGAAGGAAGAAACGCAGTCTGTTAAAGATGAACAACAGGAGGATGAGCAGGAAGAAGAGCAGGAGCTTAAGCAGTTGAATGAAGTGAGTAACATGTCTTCCATCGGGCCGTCTACCACTTTGAGCGGATTCAGTTTGCCTGGTAGATCCTCGCCTCGATCAACTGCAACAGATGAAAGTGAAGGAACAAAGACAACAGATCAGTCTGTGCGAAATGATGTTGGTGTTGGTTTACAAGTCAGACCCGCCTCACAACCGGCTGCTGTATCTGGAGCGTTTTCTTCATTTAACCCTCCTGGACTACAATCAACACTAACCACGACACAAGCTGAACCATCCAAAACTTCTGGCGGCTTTTTCCTCCCCCCCGGCAAT GTGGCGTCTATTACATCCAACAATGAGAACGCACCGAGTGTGCAGGGGAACCGCACAGAAATTCCTCCCAGCATCGCTGCAGGAATGGCTGCTATGAGCAGGGCCAGTGCAACACAAGATGTAGTTCAACAAAGCAACAGTAAACTTGACCCCTCGGCAAGCATTGAGCCAGTCACACTAGTGGCGTACAAGCCACAAACACAAGGAGGTGAGCAAGCGACGGACTTGGATAAAGAAAACAATGCAGCTAAGGCAATTGCCAATGCTGCATTAATGGCAGCCACAGCAGAAGCTAAAAAGCCTTCAACAAAGCCACAATGTAGTactgaatttgttttcaaaTCTACAGAGGGAGGTAAGCCTGGACCTCCTGTTGTGACTTTCAAACCACCAAACACTTTATCACAAGCATCACAGGGTGGCTTTACCGTGGCACCTAATGTCACAGTCTTCAAGCCTGCGTTTGGTCCTATTGCATCAAGTTCCTCAACCCAAAGTACAAGTGGTGGGTTGCAGGGGTCTTTCACGGCCGCTCAAACTGCTATCCCACCTGGCCAGGCAACAATCTCTACTGTCCCATTTAGCTTTTCAACTCCAGCAAACGGTTTGTTCGCTTTCGCACCCTCATCTGCATCTCCTAACCTCAGCAGTACAAGCGGTAATACCAAGACATCCGCTTCTTCTGTCAGCACTGCTGCCTCTGCGTCAGTTGCAGGTATCACACCAAGTGCTAGAGTCAGCAGAAATTTATTTGCGTCAGGTGATTCGACTTCACAAACAGCACGAACAAGTCAGCAGCAAGATCAAAGTAAGGAG gcCACTGCGACAGCAACAACTGCAAGCTCTTCTATTGTCTCTGCAGCTGGTGTCACAACattagcaacaacaacaacaacattttcatTCTCTGCTCCAGTCGCAAGTAAAGGAGGGTTCTTCAAGACTCTTGGCCCACCAGGCAACAGTGGCAGTGCATTTGGCCCCAGTAACTTAGGGAGCGGTTCCACAAGCATTTTGAATTCGTTGATGCGTTCCTCCAATGCAGATACGTCAGGTAGTTTGTTCGCAGCTGTAACTACTACGGGTTCAGCGCCTTCAAGTATCGCACCTCTAGTACAGTTAAAACCAACCTCAACAGAAAAGAAAGATGAAAGTGCCAAAATCACAAGTGCACCATCTAGTATTACAGCTAGTCCAGCAGGGATGTTTCAACAAGCACTGTCTGAGAGCAATAAAGTTGCTCCTATTACTACCGTAAACACCGTCAACACTTTACCTTTGACTACAAGTATTTTGGGTGCTTCAGCCACGACAACTGCCTCTGCTCCTGGAAGCCTATTTGGAATTCCATCCAAAACTGGTGTTATAGCACCTTCTACCACTTCATCATCGAGCAATTTGTTTGGTTTATCAGCCGGGTCACAGTCTTCTGCCTTCTCTTCCACTACCATCGCCAGTCCCTTCTTCACGAACATTAATCCAGCCTCTACAAAGCCCTCAGCATCGACTGAAGGTTATTCATCTACAACCGAAGGCTCATCAACCTCAGTTTCCGGTGGAATGTTTGGCAAAGCCACAAGCACCACAAGCGCGTTTGGAGCAGTTTCAACTGTAGGAAATGTTGGATTTGGCTCTCTAGGTACTGCCACTACCACATCAGCTGGAGGTGGCCTGTTTGGGACTTCATCAGCGACTGCCTTTGCCCCAACGTCTATTTTTGGGACGTCAAGTAGCGCTAGCACCTTTAACATCTCTCAGCCGTTCACCTCACCTGTAAACACCAAAGGCAACAGTTTTGGTGCTACACCAGCCTTTGGATCAGCAAGCACAACAGCTGGTACGATATCAACATTTGGAGCGTCTTTGGCCACTTCAAAGTCTACTTTTGGTCAGTCTTCATTTGCTCCTACTACCAGCGCTGGTTTTGGGCAAGCGACATCAAAGCCAGCCGAAAATG ccCTTGGTTTTGGGTTTAGTGGCTTTGGGTTAGGAGGGCAAGGCAGCTCACAGACCAACAAGACCAACCCGTTTGGAGTGTCTCAAGTATTTTCATCCCCAGCGGCTTCTC AGCCTTCGTTATTTGGAGGAAAATCTGCAGCTGATGTATTCAAG GCGAGTGAAACACCCAAGCCAGCATTTGGAAGTGTCCCTTTTTCTCAATCAGGATTTGGATCCCAGCCCTCTGGTGGTTTTTCTGGAGGCTCATTCAGTTCTCAGGGGGGTGGTGTGCTGGCTTCAGGTTTCGGTTTCGGCGGCGGAGCCTCATCTACGG GTGTCAGTGCTGCTGGTGGTGGCTTTGGATCGCCTCAATCTTTTGCTTCACCCTCATCAGCTGGTGGTTCTCTGTTTGGTGGTGCACCATCATTCGGTTCCAGTCCTGCATTTGGAGGTGCACCAACATTTGGTGGCTCTCCTCAGGCCCCAAGCTTTGGTGCCACTCCATCTCAAGG gATTTTTGGTGGTGGGAAATCCGGTGGATTTGGACA GTCTTCAGGTAGCCCGACATTTGGCGCCTTGGCATCTCAACCCAACGTTCCAACGTTTGGATCCTTAGCAGGACAATCTTCACCGTCGCAAGGATTTGGTACCACTCAGCCATCGCTGCAGCAGCAATCTCCTTTTAGTTCGTTTGGTGGTGCATCGCa aaatCCCAGCGGCGTTTCTTTTTCGCAGTGGCGGTAG